The Saccopteryx leptura isolate mSacLep1 chromosome 2, mSacLep1_pri_phased_curated, whole genome shotgun sequence genome has a window encoding:
- the PTGES gene encoding prostaglandin E synthase — MPPPALAIVSGQVLPAFLLCSTLLIVKMYAVAVITGQVRLRKKAFANPEDALRHGGLQYYRSDEDVERCLRAHRNDMENIYPFLFLGFVYSLLEPSPFVARMHFLVFFLGRMVHTVAYLGKLKAPTRSLAYTVAQLPCASMALQIIWEAARHL, encoded by the exons ATGCCTCCTCCGGCCCTGGCGATAGTCAGCGGTCAGGTACTCCCGGCCTTCCTGCTTTGCAGTACACTGCTGATCGTCAAGATGTACGCGGTGGCCGTCATCACCGGCCAAGTGAGGCTGCGGAAGAAG GCTTTTGCCAACCCCGAGGACGCCCTGAGACATGGAGGCCTCCAGTACTACCGCAGCGACGAGGACGTGGAACGCTGCCTCAG AGCGCACCGGAACGACATGGAGAACATCTACCCCTTCCTGTTCCTGGGCTTCGTCTACTCCCTCCTGGAGCCCAGCCCCTTCGTTGCCCGGATGCACTTCCTCGTCTTCTTCCTGGGCCGCATGGTGCACACCGTGGCCTACCTGGGGAAGCTGAAGGCGCCCACCCGCTCCTTGGCCTACACAGTGGCCCAGCTCCCCTGCGCCTCCATGGCCCTGCAGATCATCTGGGAAGCCGCCCGCCACCTGTGA